In Montipora foliosa isolate CH-2021 chromosome 13, ASM3666993v2, whole genome shotgun sequence, one DNA window encodes the following:
- the LOC137982672 gene encoding uncharacterized protein isoform X1 has product MSEVEDNSAQEQLRKGKKSGGKKTKDRGRLFRQQHLQSLLTEQKPTPSMPGDANDVSSQSQASQSDRWPAVVVETDQDFTVEGVDDQGSNSGSATDQGSVSGHGSGQQSSGSTGSGHGVNDPGSADGSGSGRDGSGQEPDPAVINLISPNGKQRILRVRRSLVLQDLLKEFLEDSIMTCELKIIMVDEQGRDERGKNIRGIYRDALASSWQEFYISCSLGERGRVPFLRHDFQSEQWTAVGRIIVKGHQDLGYFPVMLSKAFVICAMFGEKAVSEDTLLQSFNEYLAPSEEQVVREALQRTDDEWNLDNTADEDQKDEELLDLLERFGCRKFPTKENIMSLILEVAHKEIIQKPQYVADCWDGVFKEALTKGNLSTLEEVCSVYQSLEPTTKKVLGMLHAAPKTNAERSALDYFKRFIRGLDIHQLKCLLMFITGADVICVTKLDINFTKLEGLARRPIAHICGCVLELPSTYDSYTEFRSEFTNVLAKEKWQNDIM; this is encoded by the exons ATGAGTGAAGTGGAAGACAACAGTGCACAGGAGCAGCTAAGAAAGGGAAAG AAAAGTGgtgggaaaaaaacaaaggatagAGGACGCCTTTTTCGTCAACAGCATTTGCAAAGTTTGTTAACAGAGCAG AAACCCACACCATCCATGCCCGGAGATGCTAATGACGTATCGAGTCAATCCCAAGCCAGTCAAAGTGATCGATGGCCAGCAGTTGTAGTGGAAACCGACCAGGACTTCACTGTCGAAGGTGTTGACGACCAAGGGTCAAATAGTGGAAGCGCAACTGACCAGGGAAGTGTCAGCGGGCATGGAAGTGGCCAGCAATCTAGTGGTAGCACCGGAAGTGGTCATGGTGTAAATGACCCGGGATCTGCAGACGGAAGCGGAAGTGGACGAGACGGAAGTGGCCAAGAACCTGATCCTGCAGTAATTAATCTGATCAGTCCAAACGGAAAGCAGAG GATCTTAAGGGTGAGGCGATCGCTTGTCCTGCAAGACCTTCTGAAGGAGTTTCTTGAAGACAGTATAATGACTTGTGAACTTAAAATCATTATGGTAGACGAACAGGGGAGGGACGAAAGAGGTAAAAACATCAGAGGCATTTACCGAGACGCCCTGGCAAGTTCTTGGCAGGAATTCTACATTTCTTGCTCCTTGGGAGAAAGAGGGAGGGTCCCCTTTCTGAGACACGATTTTCAGAGCGAGCAGTGGACTGCCGTTGGACGTATTATCGTGAAAG gtCACCAAGACCTGGGGTACTTTCCAGTGATGCTAAGCAAGGCATTCGTAATATGCGCTATGTTTGGTGAAAAGGCAGTTTCTGAGGACACCCTCCTTCAGTCATTCAACGAATACCTTGCCCCAAGTGAAGAGCAAGTTGTACGCGAGGCATTGCAACGAACGGACGACGAATGGAATCTTGACAACACAGCTGATGAAGACCAGAAAGATGAAGAGCTTCTTGATCTATTGGAACGGTTTGGATGCAGAAAATTTCCAACAAAAGAGAACATTATGAGTCTAATACTTGAAGTAGCCCACAAAGAAATCATCCAAAAGCCCCAGTACGTGGCAGACTGTTGGGATGGCGTTTTCAAAGAGGCCCTAACAAAGGGTAActtatcaacattggaggaagtaTGCAGCGTATACCAGTCGCTGGAGCCAACAACAAAGAAAGTGCTCGGAATGCTTCATGCTGCTCCCAAAACAAACGCAGAGCGCTCGGCGCTGGATTACTTTAAACGTTTCATAAGAGGGTTAGACATCCATCAGCTCAAGTGCCTGTTAATGTTTATTACTGGAGCAGATGTAATTTGTGTTACAAAACTTGAtattaattttacaaaactAGAAGGATTAGCAAGGCGCCCAATCGCTCATATTTGTGGCTGTGTTCTGGAATTGCCTTCCACCTACGATTCCTATACAGAATTTCGCTCCGAATTCACTAATGTTTTAGCGAAAGAGAAATGGCAAAACGACATAATGTAA
- the LOC137983515 gene encoding uncharacterized protein, translating into MKISLTVLLAAIFTTSKAVVPNYSSAIGGNAALARDEVIQTYFNLGFKAQEIVLFLVRLFSRVHGMRISLRHLKRILRRLGCSRRRFQSNLDEIVEAVEKELKGSGSLLGYRAMHQRLLNQYGLLTTREVVRHVLKIFDPEGVEHRLRHRLRRRVYRCKGPNYLWHIDGYDKLKPFGFCIHGVIDGFSRRILWLEVASTNSDPKVIAQYYLDYVRQIGGTARIIRGDRGTENVSLAAIQHFFRRSCNDDFSGAKIFLYGKSTTNQRIEAWWGRLRQGCADWWIEFFKNLRDSGLYNDNNVLHRECLKLSFMDVIQTGLHRVVLEWNVHSIRPSTNPESPSGKPDILYFLPESRGSQDYSIPIDVDEINIAEHMCATRPQVKGCCPAFKQLAEMIMVDEGLDAPTTVDEARRLYVNLLDLIDDL; encoded by the exons ATGAAGATTTCTTTAACAGTTCTATTGGCAGCTATTTTTACAACTTCAAAGGCAGTGGTTCCAAATTATTCATCGGCAATCGGAGGCAACGCGGCTCTTGCTCGAGACGAAGTAATACAAACCTACTTTAACCTTGGCTTTAAAGCGCAGGAAATAGTCTTATTTCTTGtaa GGCTTTTCAGCCGTGTGCATGGTATGCGTATTAGCCTACGACATTTGAAAAGAATTCTAAGAAGACTGGGCTGCAGTAGGCGTAGATTTCAAAGCAATCTGGATGAAATAGTAGAAGCCGTGGAAAAGGAATTAAAGGGAAGTGGAAGTCTACTTGGATACAGAGCAATGCACCAAAGACTATTAAATCAGTATGGTCTTTTAACTACAAGGGAAGTTGTTCGGCATGTTTTGAAGATTTTCGACCCTGAAGGAGTGGAACATCGTTTAAGACACAGACTTCGAAGAAGGGTTTATCGCTGTAAAGGTCCCAACTATTTATGGCACATAGACGGTTACGATAAACTGAAACCGTTTGGTTTCTGCATCCATGGTGTCATAGATGGTTTCAGTAGAAGGATATTATGGCTCGAGGTAGCATCGACAAACAGCGACCCTAAAGTGATAGCCCAGTATTATCTCGACTATGTTAGGCAAATTGGAGGTACTGCGCGCATAATTCGTGGAGACAGGGGAACTGAGAATGTGAGTTTAGCAGCCATTCAGCATTTCTTTCGTAGGTCCTGTAATGATGATTTCTCTGGGGCAAAGATTTTTTTGTATGGTAAGTCAACCACCAATCAAAGGATAGAAGCATGGTGGGGTCGTTTACGACAGGGTTGCGCAGACTGGTGGATAGAGTTTTTTAAGAATCTTAGAGATTCCGGTTTGTACAATGACAACAACGTTTTACACCGAGAATGCCTAAAACTTTCTTTTATGGATGTGATTCAAACAGGGCTTCACAGAGTTGTTCTTGAGTGGAATGTTCATAGCATTCGACCATCAACCAATCCGGAATCACCGTCTGGAAAACCAGATATTCTTTACTTTCTACCAGAGTCGAGAGGTTCACAAGATTACTCTATTCCGATTGATGTTGATGAAATTAACATCGCCGAGCACATGTGTGCAACACGACCGCAAGTGAAAGGATGTTGTCCTGCCTTCAAGCAACTAGCAGAAATGATAATGGTAGACGAGGGTCTTGATGCACCAACGACAGTTGATGAGGCTCGTCGATTGTACGTAAATCTTTTGGATCTTATTGATGACCTTTGA
- the LOC137982672 gene encoding uncharacterized protein isoform X2 — protein sequence MSEVEDNSAQEQLRKGKKSGGKKTKDRGRLFRQQHLQSLLTEQKPTPSMPGDANDVSSQSQASQSDRWPAVVVETDQDFTVEGVDDQGSNSGSATDQGSVSGHGSGQQSSGSTGSGHGVNDPGSADGSGSGRDGSGQEPDPAVINLISPNGKQRILRVRRSLVLQDLLKEFLEDSIMTCELKIIMVDEQGRDERGHQDLGYFPVMLSKAFVICAMFGEKAVSEDTLLQSFNEYLAPSEEQVVREALQRTDDEWNLDNTADEDQKDEELLDLLERFGCRKFPTKENIMSLILEVAHKEIIQKPQYVADCWDGVFKEALTKGNLSTLEEVCSVYQSLEPTTKKVLGMLHAAPKTNAERSALDYFKRFIRGLDIHQLKCLLMFITGADVICVTKLDINFTKLEGLARRPIAHICGCVLELPSTYDSYTEFRSEFTNVLAKEKWQNDIM from the exons ATGAGTGAAGTGGAAGACAACAGTGCACAGGAGCAGCTAAGAAAGGGAAAG AAAAGTGgtgggaaaaaaacaaaggatagAGGACGCCTTTTTCGTCAACAGCATTTGCAAAGTTTGTTAACAGAGCAG AAACCCACACCATCCATGCCCGGAGATGCTAATGACGTATCGAGTCAATCCCAAGCCAGTCAAAGTGATCGATGGCCAGCAGTTGTAGTGGAAACCGACCAGGACTTCACTGTCGAAGGTGTTGACGACCAAGGGTCAAATAGTGGAAGCGCAACTGACCAGGGAAGTGTCAGCGGGCATGGAAGTGGCCAGCAATCTAGTGGTAGCACCGGAAGTGGTCATGGTGTAAATGACCCGGGATCTGCAGACGGAAGCGGAAGTGGACGAGACGGAAGTGGCCAAGAACCTGATCCTGCAGTAATTAATCTGATCAGTCCAAACGGAAAGCAGAG GATCTTAAGGGTGAGGCGATCGCTTGTCCTGCAAGACCTTCTGAAGGAGTTTCTTGAAGACAGTATAATGACTTGTGAACTTAAAATCATTATGGTAGACGAACAGGGGAGGGACGAAAGAG gtCACCAAGACCTGGGGTACTTTCCAGTGATGCTAAGCAAGGCATTCGTAATATGCGCTATGTTTGGTGAAAAGGCAGTTTCTGAGGACACCCTCCTTCAGTCATTCAACGAATACCTTGCCCCAAGTGAAGAGCAAGTTGTACGCGAGGCATTGCAACGAACGGACGACGAATGGAATCTTGACAACACAGCTGATGAAGACCAGAAAGATGAAGAGCTTCTTGATCTATTGGAACGGTTTGGATGCAGAAAATTTCCAACAAAAGAGAACATTATGAGTCTAATACTTGAAGTAGCCCACAAAGAAATCATCCAAAAGCCCCAGTACGTGGCAGACTGTTGGGATGGCGTTTTCAAAGAGGCCCTAACAAAGGGTAActtatcaacattggaggaagtaTGCAGCGTATACCAGTCGCTGGAGCCAACAACAAAGAAAGTGCTCGGAATGCTTCATGCTGCTCCCAAAACAAACGCAGAGCGCTCGGCGCTGGATTACTTTAAACGTTTCATAAGAGGGTTAGACATCCATCAGCTCAAGTGCCTGTTAATGTTTATTACTGGAGCAGATGTAATTTGTGTTACAAAACTTGAtattaattttacaaaactAGAAGGATTAGCAAGGCGCCCAATCGCTCATATTTGTGGCTGTGTTCTGGAATTGCCTTCCACCTACGATTCCTATACAGAATTTCGCTCCGAATTCACTAATGTTTTAGCGAAAGAGAAATGGCAAAACGACATAATGTAA